A genomic segment from Actinoplanes sichuanensis encodes:
- a CDS encoding MFS transporter gives MTPAQLGEQPPTTLPDRLWTRNFTLFFGARTVSLLGDTMLPVVTALAVGAVYGVSGVGYVLAVWTAPFVIFVLLGGVFADRVGARTMMIGADLVRIVTQGVLAVAFLTGTPPFWLLLSTSFLAGVAAAMFQPGVNGMVPLVAADPQRANGTLKMADAATQVGGPVLAGLLMVAAGAGTVYAVDAGTFLLSGLCLALIRLPSPVRARQPSTVLADLRRGWSEFRSRTWMWSVILIWVVFGIAVFGPYVPLASRLIGDRLGDVAYAWVMAGLGAGTVLGGLIAIRLRPPRPLAAGGLALTGFVFIPLTVTLDLPLPLIMAGHLVGGMAWAFWSVMWSTSVQTQVAPDVLNRVTAYEVAGSVAGVAVGQALVGPTVELIAPRTLLTVSTAVSILVCAALLLTPAIRTLRRV, from the coding sequence GTGACTCCCGCGCAACTCGGCGAACAGCCTCCCACCACCCTGCCCGACCGGCTGTGGACCAGGAACTTCACCCTGTTCTTCGGCGCCCGTACGGTGTCCCTGCTCGGCGACACGATGCTGCCCGTGGTGACCGCCCTGGCCGTCGGCGCCGTCTACGGCGTGTCCGGCGTCGGCTACGTCCTGGCCGTCTGGACGGCACCGTTCGTGATCTTCGTACTGCTCGGCGGCGTGTTCGCGGACCGGGTCGGCGCCCGCACCATGATGATCGGCGCCGACCTCGTCCGCATCGTCACCCAGGGCGTCCTGGCCGTCGCGTTCCTCACCGGGACCCCGCCGTTCTGGCTGCTGCTGTCCACATCGTTCCTGGCCGGTGTGGCCGCCGCGATGTTCCAGCCGGGCGTCAACGGCATGGTGCCGCTGGTCGCGGCCGACCCGCAGCGGGCCAACGGCACCCTGAAGATGGCCGACGCGGCCACCCAGGTCGGCGGCCCGGTCCTGGCCGGCCTGCTGATGGTGGCCGCCGGCGCCGGGACCGTGTACGCCGTGGACGCGGGCACGTTCCTGCTGAGCGGCCTGTGCCTGGCCCTCATCCGGCTACCGTCCCCGGTACGGGCCCGGCAGCCCTCCACGGTCCTGGCCGACCTCCGCCGAGGCTGGTCGGAGTTCCGCTCCCGAACCTGGATGTGGTCGGTCATCCTGATCTGGGTCGTCTTCGGCATCGCCGTCTTCGGACCGTACGTCCCGCTCGCCTCCCGCCTGATCGGCGACCGCCTCGGCGACGTCGCCTACGCCTGGGTGATGGCCGGCCTCGGCGCCGGCACGGTCCTCGGCGGACTGATCGCGATCCGGCTCCGCCCACCCCGCCCCCTGGCCGCCGGCGGACTGGCACTGACCGGTTTCGTGTTCATCCCACTGACCGTGACACTCGACCTGCCGCTGCCCCTGATCATGGCCGGTCACCTGGTAGGCGGAATGGCCTGGGCGTTCTGGTCGGTGATGTGGTCCACGAGCGTACAGACCCAGGTCGCACCGGACGTCCTCAACCGAGTCACCGCCTACGAGGTGGCCGGCTCGGTAGCCGGCGTCGCCGTCGGCCAGGCCCTGGTCGGCCCGACCGTCGAACTGATCGCCCCACGAACCCTGCTGACAGTCTCCACCGCCGTAAGCATCCTGGTCTGCGCCGCCCTACTGTTGACCCCGGCGATCCGAACCCTACGCCGAGTCTGA
- a CDS encoding GlxA family transcriptional regulator encodes MPHRVVALVSPPVEMYRVTSASAVFGDHGPDIPMHYDFVLCAERPGAVRTTMGVDLIVDRGLEALGDAGTVLIPGWQAGPEVSPAVGAAVRDAHRRGARIVAICSGIHIPASLGLLDGRTAAVHWEMTADLAVRYPSVRADASVLYVDHGDVATAGASATTIDLCLNQVRREHGAALAMRIGRQLAAAPHREGGQRQFPRLPTAGPVPDSLAPLLDWITAHLHRPLTVEEMAARAGLSPRTLTRHFTDQLGVSPGRWLLDRRIATTRALLEETDLPVGAIAQRVGLSSAVNLRRRFRAALDTTPAAYRDTFRSPC; translated from the coding sequence ATGCCGCACCGTGTCGTCGCCCTGGTCAGTCCGCCGGTCGAGATGTATCGGGTGACCAGTGCGTCGGCGGTTTTCGGCGATCACGGGCCGGACATTCCGATGCACTACGACTTCGTTCTCTGCGCGGAACGGCCGGGCGCCGTACGTACCACCATGGGGGTTGATCTGATCGTCGACCGCGGTCTGGAAGCGCTCGGTGACGCCGGCACCGTCCTGATTCCCGGCTGGCAGGCCGGTCCGGAGGTCTCCCCCGCGGTCGGTGCGGCGGTCCGCGACGCGCATCGTCGTGGCGCCCGCATCGTGGCGATCTGTTCGGGTATTCACATTCCGGCGAGTCTGGGTCTGCTCGACGGGCGGACCGCGGCCGTGCATTGGGAGATGACCGCGGATCTGGCGGTTCGGTATCCGTCGGTGCGGGCGGATGCTTCGGTGCTTTATGTGGATCATGGCGATGTGGCGACCGCGGGTGCGTCGGCGACGACCATCGATCTGTGTCTCAACCAGGTGCGGCGGGAGCACGGTGCGGCGTTGGCGATGCGGATCGGTCGGCAGTTGGCCGCGGCGCCGCATCGGGAGGGCGGGCAGCGGCAGTTTCCCCGGCTGCCGACGGCCGGTCCGGTGCCGGATTCCCTTGCGCCGCTGCTGGACTGGATCACCGCGCATCTGCATCGGCCGTTGACGGTCGAGGAGATGGCGGCGCGGGCCGGGTTGTCGCCGCGTACGTTGACCCGGCATTTCACCGATCAGCTGGGTGTGTCTCCGGGGCGCTGGTTGTTGGATCGGCGGATCGCGACGACGCGGGCTCTGTTGGAGGAGACCGATCTGCCGGTCGGTGCGATCGCTCAGCGTGTCGGGTTGTCGTCGGCGGTGAATCTGCGGCGCCGGTTCCGGGCGGCTCTCGACACGACGCCCGCCGCCTATCGGGACACGTTCCGTTCTCCGTGTTGA
- a CDS encoding SDR family oxidoreductase translates to MDLGLAGRGVFVSGGSHGIGRAVVRLLLAEGASVAACARRSADLDAVAAGLDPAVRERFAGFPADVRDAAAVRDAVDAAVARFGRLDGLVVNAGSGRTGGALTTPYDGWVEQFEMKVGAALNTVTAAVGALSGSDAPRIVIVNGITGRAPEPSMAAVSATRAALLNLSRSLAVELADRGILINAVNVGAIRTERQRVRHAATASEMPYEQWCAAEAERRGVLLGRLGEADEVAPIVAVLLSPLASYVTGTSIDVAGGSGGYL, encoded by the coding sequence ATGGATCTGGGGTTGGCCGGGAGGGGCGTGTTCGTCAGCGGCGGCAGTCATGGCATCGGTCGGGCGGTGGTGCGGTTGCTGCTCGCCGAGGGGGCGTCGGTGGCGGCCTGCGCGCGGCGGTCCGCGGACCTCGATGCTGTGGCGGCCGGCCTTGATCCGGCGGTTCGGGAGCGTTTCGCGGGCTTTCCGGCGGATGTACGTGACGCGGCCGCCGTTCGGGATGCGGTCGATGCCGCGGTGGCACGGTTCGGGCGGCTCGACGGGCTGGTCGTCAACGCCGGGTCGGGCCGTACCGGTGGGGCGCTGACGACGCCGTACGACGGTTGGGTGGAGCAGTTCGAGATGAAGGTGGGGGCCGCGTTGAACACGGTCACCGCCGCCGTGGGTGCGCTGAGCGGGTCGGATGCGCCTCGGATCGTGATCGTCAACGGGATCACCGGGCGTGCGCCGGAACCGTCGATGGCTGCGGTCAGCGCCACTCGTGCGGCGCTGCTCAATCTGTCGCGGTCGTTGGCTGTCGAGCTGGCTGATCGCGGGATCCTGATCAACGCGGTCAACGTCGGCGCGATCCGCACCGAGCGGCAGCGGGTCCGGCATGCGGCGACCGCTTCCGAGATGCCGTACGAGCAGTGGTGCGCCGCTGAGGCCGAGAGGCGTGGTGTGTTGCTCGGGCGGCTGGGTGAGGCTGATGAGGTGGCGCCGATCGTCGCGGTGTTGCTGTCGCCGCTGGCGTCGTATGTGACCGGTACTTCCATCGATGTGGCCGGCGGCAGCGGTGGGTACCTGTGA
- a CDS encoding CHAT domain-containing protein, with translation MFFEDHLEARHAAVYAVCALMHASSPAEMAEVVQAEHALRTPAATAFVGELIEDAAASGLSLGYLEALRDMLSRLPPFEEPQHRTAPADAADTDALQHARELIAADRVEEAESILVRAAEAARDTGDPRSEGHAEGMLCDLILRTVWPAPGSLERLAQHADRAVRALSRARDDTGLAAALRRLLVAALGLGDEPLLTQTIGRLGVVDPRGMPWWFTYVQAVQSDDPEYTRAQLEWCLENTTKLGSDAATWIPLCEHRLAVATGHTGELSALPPALAEAPPSPALRERLETLVARSERMRATTRSGTIHRGLSAVYTPVYEALARCVTGAEAVDVLERNASRSLLAATAPAAGGTLDDLVRSYAARPSDANRHLLTVGLRRQRDRERIAAQRIRATGEIPPPVTVARLRELLHEDDAVLVRDRWLIDRAGITEDPVGTRVAPGARLFVVPDVGAWATPADPELTARYRVGRVPSLSILARILQSPARPASTLLAFADPDGSLPHARREGKAAAHHYAESTVHTGADATPDRYRQEAGGADVVHLACHGFYLPENPDYSGLRLADGALLWYADVRRTPLSAALVVLGACHAGTGEILAGAEYVGLPGALLAAGARTVVAPLWQVDDAVTADLMRRFHRLYAETGRPAESLRQAAAATGSAATVAAFQLFGAP, from the coding sequence ATGTTCTTCGAGGATCACCTGGAGGCGCGGCACGCGGCCGTCTACGCGGTGTGCGCCCTCATGCACGCCTCCAGCCCGGCGGAGATGGCGGAGGTGGTGCAGGCCGAACACGCACTGCGTACCCCGGCCGCCACCGCTTTCGTCGGGGAATTGATCGAGGACGCGGCGGCATCCGGCCTCTCGCTCGGCTACCTGGAGGCATTGCGGGACATGTTGAGCCGGTTGCCCCCCTTCGAGGAGCCCCAGCACCGAACCGCACCGGCGGACGCCGCGGACACCGACGCCCTACAGCATGCGCGGGAACTGATCGCAGCGGACCGCGTGGAGGAGGCCGAATCGATCCTCGTCCGCGCCGCCGAAGCGGCCCGGGACACGGGTGATCCGCGTTCGGAGGGCCACGCCGAGGGCATGCTCTGCGACCTGATCCTCCGCACGGTGTGGCCGGCGCCGGGTTCCCTGGAGCGGCTCGCCCAACACGCCGACCGCGCCGTCCGTGCACTCTCCCGAGCCAGGGACGACACCGGGCTGGCCGCCGCGCTCCGTCGACTGTTGGTGGCCGCGCTCGGGCTCGGCGACGAACCGCTTCTGACGCAGACCATCGGCCGGCTCGGCGTGGTGGACCCACGCGGCATGCCGTGGTGGTTCACCTACGTGCAGGCGGTGCAGAGTGACGATCCGGAGTACACCCGCGCCCAACTGGAATGGTGCCTCGAGAACACGACCAAGCTCGGCTCCGACGCCGCGACCTGGATCCCACTCTGCGAGCACCGCCTAGCGGTCGCCACCGGCCACACCGGTGAACTGTCCGCCCTACCGCCCGCCCTCGCCGAGGCGCCACCGTCCCCCGCCCTACGAGAACGCCTGGAAACGTTGGTCGCACGCTCCGAGCGGATGCGAGCGACGACCCGGTCCGGGACGATTCATCGGGGACTGTCCGCCGTATACACGCCGGTCTACGAGGCGCTGGCACGCTGTGTGACCGGTGCCGAAGCCGTCGACGTGCTCGAGCGCAATGCCAGCCGATCGCTGCTGGCCGCCACCGCCCCGGCGGCCGGCGGCACGCTCGACGATCTCGTCCGCAGCTACGCGGCACGGCCGAGCGACGCGAACCGGCACCTACTCACCGTCGGCCTACGGCGACAGCGCGACCGGGAACGCATCGCCGCGCAGCGAATCCGGGCCACCGGAGAGATCCCGCCCCCGGTGACCGTCGCCCGACTCCGCGAGTTACTCCACGAAGACGACGCCGTGCTGGTGCGGGACAGGTGGCTGATCGATCGCGCCGGAATCACCGAAGACCCGGTCGGCACACGGGTGGCGCCTGGCGCCCGGCTGTTCGTGGTCCCGGACGTGGGGGCGTGGGCGACACCCGCCGACCCGGAGCTGACGGCACGGTATCGAGTCGGCCGAGTGCCGAGCCTGAGCATCCTGGCGCGGATCCTGCAGAGCCCGGCCCGACCGGCATCCACCCTACTCGCGTTCGCCGACCCGGACGGCTCCCTGCCGCACGCACGCCGCGAGGGCAAGGCTGCCGCCCACCACTACGCCGAATCCACGGTGCACACCGGCGCCGATGCCACCCCGGACCGCTATCGGCAGGAAGCCGGCGGCGCAGACGTCGTGCATCTGGCCTGCCACGGCTTCTACCTTCCAGAGAACCCGGACTACTCCGGCTTGCGACTGGCCGACGGCGCGCTGCTCTGGTACGCGGACGTCCGCCGGACCCCGCTCTCAGCCGCGCTCGTCGTACTCGGCGCCTGCCACGCCGGGACCGGTGAGATCCTCGCCGGCGCCGAGTACGTCGGGCTGCCCGGGGCTCTCCTCGCCGCCGGAGCCCGCACCGTCGTCGCACCACTGTGGCAGGTCGACGACGCCGTCACCGCCGACCTGATGCGCCGTTTCCACCGGCTCTACGCTGAGACCGGACGGCCCGCAGAGTCGCTGCGGCAGGCCGCAGCAGCGACCGGCAGCGCGGCTACCGTAGCCGCGTTCCAACTGTTCGGTGCGCCATGA
- a CDS encoding caspase family protein: MTDRALVVASQIHGLFGCHDDADLTGDVLKSRGFEVTSLRERSASRAGVLEAFEDLITATRPGDAVVVYYSGHGGRATTDLPGVPRELRFLLPTDVAETRTEDFRGILADELSVLLCRLTLRSPNVTAILDCCYSSRMARGDGPRARGWEMDWPVTAVTRRWQEAADAFARLQAAHPDARWNDANPDAVRVMACGSLETAMEGWSPELGRSHGYLTAALMPILRDDPYVTWTEAIDRARLPVMARNPLQRPEAAGPSDRVAFTTTLRPSGRPHPIRVDTMTGQAWIDGARLHGVRPGDELLLAPAGRSPDPDAPIVRVSHLEGEAAALTAPSEVTIEGTAHPWRSTGQDVCVRVAHADDAIVAALTSIPGVRVVTEGEEAAIVTVSAGYLLHDGAGLPLHRDPQPDPVRLRRQVDGLVTSARLRSLGDEPGDLDAPVQLRLDGPTGPVTDGVVLHRGDGIRIAVTSGADASATVYASVLDLGLAGRVTILNESEPAGMALAPGDTRAIGERPGGHDPGLPLLWPSAVPPAGPRCETLLAVFSDVPQDLRGLAREGVTERGGPSAGGTLAAMLRSGTREFWTGPETARFAIRQVTFLLCPGGTTCPCGR; encoded by the coding sequence GTGACGGATCGTGCTCTGGTTGTCGCGAGTCAGATCCACGGCCTGTTCGGCTGCCACGATGACGCCGACCTGACCGGCGACGTCCTGAAGTCGCGTGGTTTCGAGGTCACCTCGCTGCGGGAGCGCTCGGCATCCCGGGCCGGCGTGCTCGAAGCGTTCGAGGACTTGATCACCGCGACCCGGCCGGGGGACGCCGTGGTCGTCTACTACTCCGGCCACGGCGGGCGCGCGACGACGGACCTGCCCGGTGTGCCTCGAGAACTGCGATTCCTGCTACCGACCGACGTGGCCGAAACCAGGACAGAGGACTTTCGGGGAATTCTGGCGGACGAACTGAGCGTGCTGCTGTGTCGGCTGACGCTGCGCAGCCCGAACGTGACCGCGATCCTGGACTGTTGCTACTCGTCGCGGATGGCCCGCGGGGATGGCCCCCGGGCGCGCGGCTGGGAGATGGACTGGCCGGTCACGGCGGTGACGCGGCGGTGGCAGGAGGCGGCGGACGCCTTCGCTCGACTGCAGGCCGCCCATCCGGACGCCCGATGGAACGATGCCAACCCCGACGCGGTACGGGTGATGGCGTGCGGTTCTCTGGAGACCGCAATGGAGGGTTGGTCCCCCGAACTGGGCCGCTCCCACGGCTACCTCACGGCCGCGCTGATGCCGATCCTGCGCGACGATCCGTACGTGACCTGGACGGAGGCGATCGACCGCGCCCGTCTGCCGGTCATGGCCCGTAACCCTCTGCAGCGACCGGAGGCGGCGGGCCCGTCCGACCGCGTGGCGTTCACGACGACCTTGCGCCCGTCCGGGCGGCCACACCCGATCCGGGTGGACACGATGACCGGCCAGGCGTGGATCGACGGCGCCCGCCTACACGGCGTCCGTCCCGGCGATGAACTTCTGCTCGCTCCCGCCGGACGATCCCCGGACCCGGACGCGCCGATCGTCCGTGTCAGCCACCTCGAGGGGGAGGCGGCCGCACTGACGGCTCCCAGCGAGGTCACCATCGAGGGAACGGCGCACCCCTGGCGCAGTACCGGCCAGGATGTCTGCGTGCGGGTAGCCCACGCGGACGACGCGATCGTCGCGGCGTTGACCTCGATCCCGGGCGTCCGTGTCGTGACGGAGGGCGAGGAGGCTGCGATCGTGACGGTCTCCGCCGGCTACCTGCTGCACGACGGCGCCGGTCTCCCTCTGCACCGCGACCCGCAGCCCGACCCGGTCCGGCTGCGACGCCAGGTCGACGGCCTGGTCACCTCGGCGCGACTACGCAGCCTCGGCGACGAGCCCGGCGACCTGGACGCGCCCGTGCAACTGCGCCTCGACGGTCCCACCGGGCCGGTTACCGACGGCGTCGTCCTTCACCGGGGCGACGGAATCCGCATCGCCGTGACCAGCGGCGCCGATGCCTCGGCCACCGTCTATGCGAGTGTGCTGGACCTCGGTCTCGCGGGCCGAGTCACGATCCTGAACGAGTCCGAACCGGCCGGGATGGCGCTCGCCCCCGGCGACACCCGAGCCATCGGCGAGCGACCCGGCGGGCACGACCCGGGCCTCCCGCTGCTCTGGCCGTCGGCGGTGCCGCCCGCCGGACCCCGCTGTGAGACGCTCCTGGCGGTCTTCTCCGACGTGCCACAGGACCTTCGCGGCCTAGCCCGCGAAGGAGTCACCGAGCGCGGCGGCCCGAGCGCGGGAGGAACGCTCGCGGCGATGCTGCGGTCTGGCACACGCGAATTCTGGACCGGACCGGAGACGGCACGGTTCGCGATCCGACAAGTGACGTTCCTGCTGTGTCCGGGCGGCACGACCTGCCCATGCGGGCGATGA
- a CDS encoding CHAT domain-containing protein — MEGSARDPEKEHLSKVARFVTDIVQAAWLLQSRMGESTEVSVRDAVVSLVTERSPRARFRMIAEREEFRSPKAERLMDRIIDFVRTVPLPDDSYERFFTAHLEMIRTVRTGAVEADDMPVEPPDADFRADRPQNAGEWDDRARTLRDRGQIEEARAAFVEAVRLARAEGEASVEGSAEIGLFTLLSRTAHMVKGTRQRMLVHARRGADAYRRAPDPTGEANAVVAMITVLTDLADQRNLESALNRLQRLDEDQARWWRAYAAAMTAKEIEPMITGLQWCVESADLLGSHADFYRKMCEGKLALLEGRRIPLGDGDSEFFRAAVTALEVAADGPTEEAARRLDEILRKVEELRKYGRSQALQRELSDAHEITYRTAERCAETLRGAEEAIDVHELAASRALLAQTAMHKLWRQWHPQVWEDSRSTVLQEALGTYVVAPTEPNRRLLTRVFGDQRDALERQEQRLLAATPGLTTATSPMPTWSVRALLAENDRVVVCGADGSIFLISGGGCRAIGRFRVEEVDEVVEGILAQLSSPLGGAQAGSEALSWLTAHLLQPVSDHVPRGCRLFFVPHGSLWRIPLGVLAPTMLSATREVSYVPSLTLLAHLLTKPRLKRVLERFVGFGDPDGSLPHARAEIDYAASTFIDAFTVTGDRLDYHMMMAHLADADVAHLGCHGFFFPDDPDFSALHFAGPADRPEVLWYGELARYELNARLVVLAACHAGTGVMRFGSEYVGFPGAFLAAGAQGVLAPLWAVSDASTETLMRHFYRALQKFAPPAEALRQAQQAMAADPSTTHPYHWAGFQLFGAPATYRFPGAS; from the coding sequence ATGGAGGGTTCCGCGCGCGACCCGGAGAAGGAACATCTCAGCAAGGTCGCGCGCTTCGTCACAGACATCGTTCAGGCGGCGTGGCTTCTGCAGTCGAGAATGGGCGAGAGCACCGAGGTATCTGTCCGCGACGCGGTGGTGAGCCTGGTCACGGAACGCAGTCCGCGCGCCAGATTTCGGATGATCGCTGAGCGCGAGGAGTTCCGCAGTCCCAAGGCCGAACGGCTGATGGACCGCATCATCGACTTCGTTCGCACCGTGCCCCTGCCCGACGACTCTTATGAGCGGTTCTTCACCGCGCACCTCGAGATGATCAGAACCGTCCGTACGGGCGCGGTCGAGGCCGATGACATGCCGGTGGAGCCGCCCGACGCGGACTTTCGAGCGGACCGGCCGCAGAACGCCGGGGAGTGGGACGACCGGGCGCGTACCCTGCGTGACCGCGGCCAGATCGAAGAGGCCAGGGCGGCCTTCGTCGAGGCCGTTCGCCTGGCCCGGGCCGAGGGCGAGGCCTCGGTCGAGGGCAGTGCGGAGATCGGCCTGTTCACCTTGCTGTCGAGGACCGCCCACATGGTGAAGGGAACCCGTCAGCGGATGCTGGTACACGCCCGCCGCGGTGCGGACGCCTACCGCCGGGCTCCCGACCCCACCGGCGAAGCCAACGCGGTCGTGGCGATGATCACCGTCCTGACCGACCTCGCCGACCAGCGGAACCTGGAAAGCGCGCTGAATCGCCTGCAACGGTTGGATGAGGATCAGGCGCGGTGGTGGCGGGCCTACGCGGCCGCGATGACCGCGAAAGAGATCGAGCCGATGATCACTGGGCTGCAGTGGTGCGTCGAGTCGGCCGACCTGCTCGGCTCCCACGCCGACTTCTACCGCAAGATGTGCGAGGGCAAGCTGGCACTCCTGGAAGGCCGACGAATACCCCTGGGTGACGGTGATTCCGAGTTCTTCCGGGCCGCGGTGACCGCACTCGAGGTGGCGGCCGACGGCCCGACCGAGGAGGCGGCGCGTCGACTTGACGAGATCCTTCGCAAGGTCGAGGAGCTGCGGAAGTACGGGCGGTCGCAGGCCCTCCAGCGAGAGCTCTCGGACGCCCATGAGATCACCTACCGGACGGCGGAGCGGTGCGCCGAAACGCTGCGTGGCGCGGAGGAGGCGATCGACGTCCACGAGCTCGCCGCGAGTCGGGCCCTGCTCGCGCAGACGGCGATGCACAAGCTGTGGCGACAATGGCATCCGCAGGTGTGGGAGGACTCCCGTTCGACGGTGCTTCAGGAGGCGCTCGGGACGTACGTCGTCGCGCCGACCGAACCGAACCGTCGGTTGCTCACCCGGGTGTTCGGCGACCAGCGGGATGCACTGGAGCGTCAGGAGCAAAGGCTCCTGGCGGCCACGCCCGGCCTCACCACGGCCACGTCACCGATGCCGACCTGGTCGGTGCGGGCCTTGCTCGCCGAGAACGACCGCGTGGTGGTCTGCGGCGCCGACGGTTCGATCTTCCTCATCAGCGGGGGCGGCTGCCGGGCGATCGGCCGTTTCCGCGTGGAGGAGGTCGACGAGGTGGTCGAGGGCATACTGGCTCAGCTGTCCAGCCCGCTGGGCGGAGCGCAGGCCGGCTCCGAGGCGCTCTCCTGGCTCACGGCCCATCTCCTGCAACCGGTCTCAGATCACGTTCCGCGGGGGTGCCGGCTGTTCTTCGTGCCGCACGGGTCGCTATGGCGGATCCCCCTGGGAGTGCTGGCGCCCACGATGCTTTCCGCGACCCGTGAAGTGAGCTACGTGCCGAGCCTCACCCTGTTGGCGCACCTGCTGACCAAGCCACGGCTCAAGCGCGTCCTCGAACGTTTCGTCGGATTCGGTGATCCCGACGGCAGCCTGCCGCACGCCAGAGCGGAGATCGACTACGCGGCGAGCACGTTCATCGACGCGTTCACCGTGACCGGGGATCGGCTCGACTACCACATGATGATGGCCCACCTCGCCGATGCCGACGTCGCCCATCTGGGCTGCCACGGGTTCTTCTTCCCCGATGATCCGGACTTCTCCGCCCTACACTTCGCCGGTCCCGCCGACCGTCCCGAGGTGCTCTGGTACGGCGAACTCGCACGCTACGAGCTCAACGCGAGGCTGGTCGTTCTGGCGGCCTGTCACGCGGGGACCGGCGTGATGCGGTTCGGTTCGGAGTACGTCGGCTTCCCCGGCGCGTTTCTCGCCGCCGGAGCGCAGGGAGTGCTGGCACCCCTGTGGGCGGTCTCCGACGCCTCGACCGAAACGCTCATGCGGCACTTCTATCGGGCCCTCCAGAAGTTCGCCCCGCCCGCCGAGGCGTTGCGGCAGGCACAGCAGGCGATGGCTGCCGATCCGAGCACGACCCATCCTTATCATTGGGCGGGTTTCCAGTTGTTCGGCGCACCAGCCACGTACAGATTTCCCGGTGCGTCATGA
- a CDS encoding LacI family DNA-binding transcriptional regulator: MSGRAGAGRPRSGRATIYDVARAAGVSVGTVSRVLNGHPVGDASRRAVQRALAGTGYVPNEHARRLAGARPATVAFLHCVSGDRLLADPNVNALLLDCLRSLGEQQIMMVTPVPGDGPPEVAVRMLAARLDDPVLMFSAPLASPAVDDLVGRHVPVVACGTPLGHERRVSYVTSDDREGARQMVAYLRSRGRRRIGVVTGPMDLPGGVERLAGYRDAVGAFDPALVVHGDYTYAGGVTAAERLLRQAPDLDAIFAASDVMAAGVLDACARAGRRVPEDVAVGGYDDAPIAVGTTPQLTTVRIPWRRYADRLTSQLLRRIDGDDASGVVMPVELIVRGST; the protein is encoded by the coding sequence ATGTCGGGGCGTGCGGGGGCCGGTCGGCCGCGTTCCGGGCGCGCCACGATCTATGACGTCGCCCGTGCCGCAGGGGTGTCCGTCGGGACCGTCTCGCGGGTTCTGAACGGTCATCCGGTCGGCGACGCCAGCCGCCGGGCCGTGCAGCGTGCGCTGGCCGGCACCGGGTATGTGCCCAACGAGCACGCCCGTCGGCTCGCCGGTGCCCGTCCCGCGACGGTGGCGTTTCTGCACTGTGTGTCCGGGGACCGGTTGCTGGCGGATCCGAACGTCAACGCGCTGCTGCTCGACTGCCTGCGCTCTCTCGGCGAGCAGCAGATCATGATGGTCACGCCGGTCCCCGGCGACGGGCCGCCCGAGGTGGCCGTGCGGATGTTGGCCGCCCGGCTCGACGACCCGGTGCTGATGTTCTCCGCGCCGCTCGCGTCGCCTGCGGTCGACGACCTGGTCGGCCGTCATGTGCCGGTGGTGGCCTGTGGAACGCCGCTGGGTCACGAGCGGCGGGTCTCCTATGTGACCAGCGACGATCGTGAGGGTGCGCGGCAGATGGTCGCCTACCTGCGTTCGCGGGGGCGGCGGCGGATCGGCGTCGTCACCGGGCCGATGGATCTGCCCGGTGGCGTCGAGCGGCTGGCCGGCTATCGTGACGCCGTCGGCGCGTTCGATCCCGCGCTCGTGGTTCACGGCGACTACACGTACGCCGGTGGTGTCACCGCGGCCGAGCGGCTCCTGCGTCAGGCGCCCGACCTGGACGCGATCTTCGCCGCCTCCGACGTGATGGCCGCCGGCGTGCTCGACGCCTGCGCACGGGCCGGACGGCGGGTCCCCGAGGATGTGGCGGTGGGCGGCTACGACGACGCCCCGATCGCTGTCGGTACCACGCCGCAGCTGACGACCGTGCGTATCCCGTGGCGCCGCTACGCCGATCGGCTGACCAGTCAGCTGCTGCGTCGCATCGACGGCGACGACGCGTCCGGCGTGGTCATGCCGGTGGAATTGATCGTTCGCGGGTCGACCTGA